Proteins from a single region of bacterium:
- a CDS encoding nitrile hydratase subunit beta — protein sequence MNGVHDMGGMHGMGPIVLEEDEPVFHAEWERRIFALSRAMGVWERWNIDMARHARERIPPARYLASSYYERFLLSLETLLVEQDFLTREEIEERVAELAKEDA from the coding sequence TACACGATATGGGCGGCATGCACGGGATGGGTCCCATCGTCCTCGAGGAGGACGAGCCCGTTTTCCACGCGGAGTGGGAGCGGCGCATATTCGCCCTCTCGCGCGCGATGGGTGTATGGGAGCGGTGGAACATCGATATGGCCCGCCACGCGCGCGAGCGTATCCCGCCCGCCCGTTACCTGGCGTCGAGTTATTATGAGCGATTTTTACTCAGCCTCGAGACCCTGTTGGTGGAACAGGACTTCCTGACGCGTGAGGAAATCGAAGAGCGTGTGGCCGAGCTTGCAAAGGAGGATGCCTGA